The nucleotide window TGGGCAAATTGCTGGCGAAAGTAATCGTACATAGTACGAGATTTACTCGATAACACAGCCATTGGTGTATCGTCACCCATTGAACCGGTCGCTTCTTGAGCGTTCTCCGCCATGATCTTAATAACTTGATGAATTTCTTCATAAGAGTAATTAAACATCTTATGGTATTGGCTCATCTGCTGATCATCGAAAGCGCGCTTACCAACAAGTTCCGCTTCGAGTTCTTCAAATGGAACTAGGCGGCGGATATTGTTATCTAACCACTTTCTATATGGATGGCGCGATTGTAAGTTCTTATCTATCTCGTTGGACTTAGATACCGTACCTGTATAGGTATCGACACTGAGCATTTCACCAGGACCTACTCGGCCTTTCTCAACGACTTCATCTTCACCGTAGTCCCAAATGCCGACTTCAGACGCTAAGGTAATAAAACCATTGCGGGTGCGAACATAACGGGCAGGGCGCAAGCCATTGCGATCTAGGTTACATGCAACATGACGGCCATTGGTCATAACAATACCAGCCGGGCCATCCCAAGGTTCCATGTGCATCGAGTTAAACTCGTAAAATGCTCTAAGCTCATCGTCCATGGCATTGTTGTTTTGCCATGCTGGTGGCATAAGCAAACGCATACCACGATACAAATCCATACCACCGGCTAAAAACAATTCCAGCATATTATCTAATGAGGAAGAGTCTGAACCGCTTTCATTAACGAACGGCGCGGCATCTTTTAAATCTGGGATTAATGGCGTTTTGAACTTATAGGTTCTCGCTTTTGCCCACTCACGGTTTCCGCGAATGGTATTAATCTCACCATTATGAGCAAGATAACGAAATGGCTGTGCTAAATGCCATTGCGGTGATGTATTGGTTGAGAAACGCTGATGGAATACACAAATCGCCGACTGCAGGCGAATATCTGCCAAGTCTTTATAAAAGTTTGGTAAGTCTTTCGGCATCACCAAACCTTTGTAGATGGTGACCAAACAGGACAAACTAGCAATATAAAAACGATTATCTTTGATGCGTTTTTCAGCGCGACGACGCGCCATAAATAGGCGACGTTCGAAATCTTGACTGCGCCAACCGGCAGGGCAGTTAACAAATACCTGTTCGATACCTGGCAAATTACCTTTGGCAATAGGACCAAGTACATTGATATCGGTTGGCACAATACGCCAGCCAACAACTTCTAATGTTTCTTCGGTTAGCTCTTGTTCAAGAATCTGCTTACTAATACTTGCTTCGTCTGGGTTTGGATTTACAAAAACCATACCGACGGCGTATTTAGCACTCAGGTTCCAATCATTTTCTTTGGCAATGTCTCTAAAAAAACTGTCTGGCTTTTGCATCAGCAAACCACAGCCGTCACCGGTTTTACCATCGGCATTAATACCGCCACGGTGTTGCATACGATCCAGTGCCGATATCGCTGTTTTGATCAGCTTATGACTTGGCTCACCTTCTTGATGGGCAATAAGGCCAAATCCGCAATTGTCTTTTTGAAAATTGGGATCAAATAATTGCATGCAGTCTCTCTCCTGTATTCATATCTATCGGTTAAAACGCCCTGAAATAGAATAAATAAAGCTGAAAAATGAATAAATATAGCGTTTTCCCAATAGGGGAACTTTTTAAGATATAAGGATGTTGAGCAAAGGTCAATGAAAAATAGAGCTATTACTCTTAACTTTTCAACCAATAAAAAGCACAGGAAAAATAAAAGAATTTTGCCAGTATTTGTAAATCACTAATAAATATAAGGGGCTAGAGACTTTGTTGTGACAACTGAAAACTTTCATTTTTGTTTTTATTTGTCGGTTTAGAGAGTTGATATTTATGCAAAAAAGATATTTTTGCAGGGTAAATCGTAGCGAGAAAGTTATGCTAATAAAAAAAAGCCGGCTTCACCGGCTTTTTTTGGAATATTTAATGGTATCAATTAAGGCTGATAACCATTTTCGATGCCTTTAGTGGTAACCGCAACCGCATCGTGCGCGTGTAATGATTCTAAATGGTTTATTTTTACCCAAAAATCATCATAACCTTCAATTAGGTTTAACGCGTGTTGAACACGGCGAGCGGCATCTTCACAAAACATTAAATTTTGACCATTAAGACGGGCAAATTCTTGCTCATCTTCACGTTTTACTGCCGCTTGAACTGGTGTTTGCAATGCAGCTTCTACGGTATCAACGATGTCTGTGATCGGAAATGAGTTAACTAAAGAGTTAAGCTTAACTTTAATTTCTGCAATCGAGCGTTGGCTGTGCGGGGTAGCAACGATGCCTTCAGTGGTGCCCAACCAAGTGTGAATTTCTTCACTGCTAACCTGGTCTTGCTCAGCGAATTTCTCAGCAAATGATTTTTGAATTAACTGGCGAGCCAACGCGGCAGAGCAAGGGCAAGTGGATGAGTAAGCAATATCAACGCTCAGTTCAATATCAAACTCACCTTTTTCCAATTTACCAACGATAGACGCTGGATATACGCGCCAGCCTTTCTTACCGCTGATTAACGCTTCGCGGCGCATCGGGTAGTCAAAACTGAATTTAACGTATGCGGTATCACTTAGATCTTCGTGCGAGGCAATGAATTCTTTCAATAACGTAACCAACGTCTGATAGGTCAGCACGTTATTGCTGGCCAAATCATCTAATGCTAAATACAAGCGAGACATATGAATGCCTTTCGCTTTTGGTTGCATTAAATTTACAAATGCATCGATATGAGCCGAGACGACACGTTCAGCTTCATCTTTTGCCGCAACCATAATTGGCATTTCGATATTTCCCATACCGACTCTATCGAGCGTACCCTCAGTTTGGGCCGCGGTCTGGTTTGCGATATCTGGCATTGATGTTGGCATTATTAATTGGTTTCCTGTTACAACTGTTTGCAATTCATTTCCTATAATGAATAGCATCATGAAATTCATCAAAGGCAATTAAGGGCGCATATTCTAGCGAAAAACCGCGCAGGTTTTTACTTTTTTTTCGCCGTTTTCGGCAAAAAGTGACGGCAAACCCTGTTTTACGCCGATAAAGTCCGAGTAAAATGGTCGGCTATTCTGCAGTAAATGGGGACGAAAAGCAATTAAACAAGCGTTTCGCCCGAATATATTCGCGGTTTTATTGATCCATTTCTGTTGCTTGCGTAAGTATCATGTGTGACTCATGTAGTTTGTTTGTTAATTTGCCTGTTTTTTGTTTTTTTTTGCAAAAAACATGATAGTTTTTGCAACATATACTCAATAGCACGTAGCCGTTATGGAACATTTGAATACACAAATCATCAGCGAATACACCAAAGCCTTAGGTAAGGATGTGTTTTTGCAGACCATCGATTTATATGAACAGCAGGCGGCAACGTATTTCACGCATTTAGCAGAGGCTGTTGCAAAAGCCGATTACCATGCATGGCAACAACATTGTCACATAATGAAGTCAGCGGCAGGCAATGTTGGATTAAACAGCTTACATCAATTGTTGGGCTCGGTAGAGTACAGCAAAGATGATTTTAGTCAGCTCAATAATGAGTTGCTGAAAATGCGCGAACTGCATCAGCTATCATTAGTCGAATTAAAAAAATGGCTAGCATAATGCTAGCCATTGTCTTGTTCTAAAAGCCGTACGCTTATAATTCAATATTACCGATAAAACGGTAACCTTCACCGTGAATGGTATTAATGAATTCAGGGCTAGCGTCGTCTGATTCAAAATGCTTACGCAAACGACGGATGGTTACATCAACAGTACGGTCATTTTCACGTAGGTCACGACCGGTCATTTCTTGAATTAACGCCTGACGGGTAACAATCTTACCGCGATTCGCCATTAATAGACGTAGGGCACGATACTCACCACGAGGAATTGGGAAGGTAATGCCATTTGGTGATGTCATTTGACGAGAGTTAGGGTCTAACTGCCAGTTGTCGAAATGAATCAACTCAGTTGCTGCCATTGGTGCCGCTTTTTCTACTTGGCTAATACGCTTAAGTAGATTGCGTACACGAATAGTTAACTCGCGTGGGTTAAAAGGTTTAGTGATATAATCATCCGCACCGATCTCTAAGCCCAATACTTTGTCCACATCGCTGTCACGACCACTGATGAAGATCAAACCTTTGTCGTCTTTCTCGATGATTTCACGAGCTAATAACAGACCGTTTTTACCTGGTAAGTTAATGTCCATCAAAACAAGGTCAATATTACGATCTTGTAGTTGACGCTCCATTTCTTCACCATTTGCCGCTACGTAGGTTAAGTAACCTTCAGCTTCAAACAGATTTTTCAGATTTAAACGTGTTACTTCTTCATCTTCAACGATGAGAACTTTGGCTTGCGGTTGGTTGATCATATATACCTCAACAGTTAATACCCAAATGTCAGCGAGCATGAAAACATAAGGGCGTATAGAGTCGCTGCATTTTTGGCTGCAAACTCAAGATTAAAATTTATGTTGCATATGATAGTGAATGTCAGAAAGTAAACAATGGTGAAATTGTTGTAAAAATGTAAGTGACAAAATGTAAACAAAACACCTGTGTCTCTTTGTAAGTTATTGATTATTATATAGATAGGTGTTGGTGGTTATGTGGGAGAGGAAAAGCCGGCTTTGCAACAAATTGTAATCCTTGGCCATTTGTTAGGTTAGTAACAAATGAAAATTGACAAAAAAGCATTACTGGTAGGTTAATTTGTTGTCAATATTAACCTTGTATTTACCCTGTGTTTTGCTGCGTTTAACATTTACCTCTGTGTTAACGCTTTTGCGCTTGATGAATCGCAAAACCTTTGTGATTAGCGAGCAAGTTTGAATGCCCAAATTGCTTTTCAATAATCGGTGCATACTTTAAAAAGCTGTTAGCAACTATGGTCAATTTACCATTTTTGTTGATTTTGTTTTTAACGCTTTGCAAAAACACTTCGGTGGTTTGGTAGTGGGTTTTTAAGCCTTGATGAAATGGCGGATTAGATACCACGAGTTGATAACCTTGGCCGACATTAGATAAACCGTCTGAGGCATAGACGTTACCGCTAAGCTTGTTAACAGCCAGTGTTTTTTCAGCGCTGGCAATCGCTAAGGCGTTGACATCAATCATTTCGATATCGGCATCGCGATTGGCCATCTTAATATAACAACCAATAACGCCCGCGCCGCAACCAAAATCAAGCACCTTACCGGTCACTTTGTCTGGTATATGCTGCAATAATAACTGGGTACCGATATCAAGCTCTGCATGAGAGAACACGCCCGGCAAAGCGCAAATGGTCAATGCCGTATCACCTTGCTGTATCTGATATTGGCGATACCAATCATCAAGCACAAATGCTGAACGGTTATTGTTAAACACCATCTCATACAAAAGGCAATGTCTTGCTGAATCAACTTTATCGCATCGCAAGGCATAGTCTGCTGCCAGTTTCGCCGCCGATTTAACCCCACCTTTATTTTCTCCAACGAACAATACAATGGCGTTGTCGCTTAGGCTGTTCGAGAGCATGGCCATTTGCATGGTAAATTCAGGTTTAGATTTCGGGAAGTAAAAGATAACCAGATCATGTTGCTGCTTGCTTTGGTATTGTTCGCCAAATTCACAGTGCACATTTTGACAGGCTTTGCTTATCGCTTGATGTTGCGCATAATTTATCTGGTAACTGGTAACCTTGGCATCAGGATACAGTTGAGTCAGTTCTTTGATCAGTTCTACATCAGGGCAACCGACAACTAAGGGGTGTTTACTGTCCAATAAGTCAGTATTTCTGAGTAATAGTTGTGATGGATTACTAACAGCCATAAGTTACCGTGATGTCGTAAAAACGCTATTTTCGCATGTTATGACTATGGAAAAAAGCATAAATTTAGCCGAGCTAACACAATACCTTATTGCCAATGCAGCTATCATTTTAGGCAAGCCAGATGCGAGAACTTAGGCTGACTATATAAATGCGGTTTTGTGGTTTGCATTGCGTTTGCTAAAGTGGTTAAATACGCGACATTCCGACACATTAAATATGTGTCTCATCCTTCCGAGGATCAGAAGAGGAGCGTTAACCAGGCAGTTATCCTTAGGGCCTTACCCGTATAAAGGATAATCAGGGGGATTATCGCCGAGGCAGATACCAAAAAAGGTAGGTATACTGTCGGCTGTATGGGTTGAATCCCTGCAGCTGTCGCTTAACATGAGTTTAAGTGGAGAGCTTCTGGCCCCAGCATCATATTGCTGGCTCCAGTCTTTCTATTTACGCTCGAATAATAAATATCGCGATTAAGATAAACACATCGCACGCAGTAACGAGACGTAACATGACAACTTTTCAACTTGATGATTTTCCTCTATGGACAGCCTTAGTCACGCCGTTCAACGACGCTGGCGAGATAGATTATGACAGCCTAGCTAAAATCGTAGAGGATCAAGTACAAGCTGGTAATGGTATTTTGATTTGCGGTAGCACCGGTGAAGGCTTGGCTATCGAACAACAAGAGCAATACCAAATTGTTAAATTTATTTGTGATTTACAGCCGCAGGTGCCGCTTATGGTTGCCGTTGGTGGTGCTAACCTAGCAGCACAATCGGCTTGGATTGAACAATGCAATTCGTTGCCAATACACAGTTACTTGCTCACCGCGCCGCTCTACACTAAACCTGGCATCATCGGTCAAACCAATTGGTTTAAAGCACTGATGGATATCGCCACAAAACCGTGCATGATTTACAACGTGCCTTCGCGAACTGGCGTGAGTATCCCCGTTGAAACCGTACAAAATCTTGCCGAGCATCCAAACTTGTGGGCAATGAAGGAAGCCAGTGGCGACATCAATGAGTTTTTAGGTTTTGTCGAAGCAGCGCCGAACATGAAAATGTACTCAGGTGAAGACGCTCTGATCCCATACCTTGCCTCGGCTGGTGCTGTCGGTTTGGTGTCGGTTTGCGCCAACGCTTGGCCTGAGGCGACTCATTTGTATGTGCGTCAAGCATTGACTGGCCAAGGTGCTAGCTTATTTCCTGTTTGGTATAACGCCATCAGCCCGTTGTTTGAGGTTGCCAACCCAATTCCAGTCAAAGTGTTAATGCACAAGCAAGGGGTTATCTCATCGCCTGTATTGCGTGCACCACTAACCCATCTGGAACTGGCTTCTGATAGCAAAGTTTTGGCGGCGGATACAGCAATCACTGAGTGGTTGTGCAATAGCCGCAATAACCTTTAATAGCAATTATGACAGAGTTGTTTACCAAGCAAGTATTAACCGTCGGTGAGATGGCCAGTGGCGTGTCATTGACCATTCCTGTTTATCGCTTAAAAGGCAATGGACAAGGACCGTCAGTCTATATTCAAGCCAATATTCACGGCGCTGAAGTGCAGGGCAATGCGGTAATCTATCAATTACTAGAGCTATTGCAAAAGCAATCTCTGCTTGGTGATATCACGTTGGTGCCTTACGCCAACCCTGTCGGCTGTAATCATAAAAATGGTGAGTACACCTTAGGTCGATTTGACCCGATTACCGGTGTGAACTGGAATCGCATGTTCCATCATAATGAACAGCTGATTGAACACGTCATGCAAGAGCACAGCAACAGTGATGTTGATACCATCAAACAATATTTTCAGCAATTGATGTTAGATGATATTGAGCAAAAGCTGGATCACAACAATTACGGGTTAAGTACTGGCCGACGTATTGCTTATCGATTACAACAATTAGCGCACCAGCACGATATTGTTTTGGACTTACATACCGGGCCAATATCATCAAAACATATTTATTGTCCGGAATACGCACGCAATAGTGCCAGCTTTTTCAATATTCCACATACCATATTGATCCCCAATGATTTTGCTGGGGCAATGGACGAAGCGACGTTTTGTCCATGGTGGACGCTAGCCGAGAAGTTTGCCGAAAATGGCCGCGAACTCGATTTTGGTAAGGAAAGTTTTACCGTAGAACTTGGCTCACAAGAGCTAATCGATCTGGATGAAGCCTTATACGATGCCAAGTCAATCTTGTCTTACTTACAATATAAGCAGGTCATTGCCAGTGACGAATTTGTACCGCAAAACATCACTCGTTACGCCTGTTACTTAAAAGATTACAAGATATTTTATTCGCCGATGGGCGGTATGGTCGACTATCTTGCGCAATTTGGTGAAGAACTAAAAGCTGGCTCACCGTTGGCGCGCATCTTACGTATGGACAACTACGGAGATGGTGATGCGTTGCATTATATCCAGTTAGAAGAAGATGCTATTCCTATTTTGCATTTTGCCTCGGCAAGCGTCAATTTAGGCACCGAACTGTATAAAGTCTTCACCAATTATTTCGAGTTGTAAGCTCGCGCTCTACCGCGAATAAATATAATAAGGGCTTGTTTAACAAGCCCTTTATGTTTGTAGCGGATATCTAATTTGAGTCATTACCAACGCTGACGAGGGACAAAGTCTCGGCTTGCTTGTTCACCTTTGTCGATAGATTGCTGACGCTTAACCGCAATACGCTGATTCTTGGCAAGCAAGATTTTAATTTGGTACCAAGATTCGCGCATCAACCAGCGCCACGGTTTGTCAGTCCATGATTTATGATAGAGCTTTTTGCTGGCGGCCAATGTATCTGGTGAGCGCTGGCACAAGGATTGCGCAAATTCGATGGCACGTTGCAGTGGCTTGTCATCTAGCTCGGTAAGCAGACCATACTGCAGAGCTTGCTTAGCATCAAAGGTTTCTGCGCTCATCACCAACTTCAATGCTTGGTCTTTTGGCATCAGCTGCGCTAAGCCCATATTGCCACTCATGTCGGGGATGATGCCCCACTTTCCTTCCATGACGGAAAACTGGGCATTGTGATTGGCGATACGAAAATCCGCCCCTAAAATCAA belongs to Thalassotalea sp. HSM 43 and includes:
- the folE2 gene encoding GTP cyclohydrolase FolE2 — encoded protein: MPTSMPDIANQTAAQTEGTLDRVGMGNIEMPIMVAAKDEAERVVSAHIDAFVNLMQPKAKGIHMSRLYLALDDLASNNVLTYQTLVTLLKEFIASHEDLSDTAYVKFSFDYPMRREALISGKKGWRVYPASIVGKLEKGEFDIELSVDIAYSSTCPCSAALARQLIQKSFAEKFAEQDQVSSEEIHTWLGTTEGIVATPHSQRSIAEIKVKLNSLVNSFPITDIVDTVEAALQTPVQAAVKREDEQEFARLNGQNLMFCEDAARRVQHALNLIEGYDDFWVKINHLESLHAHDAVAVTTKGIENGYQP
- a CDS encoding Hpt domain-containing protein, translating into MEHLNTQIISEYTKALGKDVFLQTIDLYEQQAATYFTHLAEAVAKADYHAWQQHCHIMKSAAGNVGLNSLHQLLGSVEYSKDDFSQLNNELLKMRELHQLSLVELKKWLA
- the arcA gene encoding two-component system response regulator ArcA translates to MINQPQAKVLIVEDEEVTRLNLKNLFEAEGYLTYVAANGEEMERQLQDRNIDLVLMDINLPGKNGLLLAREIIEKDDKGLIFISGRDSDVDKVLGLEIGADDYITKPFNPRELTIRVRNLLKRISQVEKAAPMAATELIHFDNWQLDPNSRQMTSPNGITFPIPRGEYRALRLLMANRGKIVTRQALIQEMTGRDLRENDRTVDVTIRRLRKHFESDDASPEFINTIHGEGYRFIGNIEL
- a CDS encoding methyltransferase, which translates into the protein MAVSNPSQLLLRNTDLLDSKHPLVVGCPDVELIKELTQLYPDAKVTSYQINYAQHQAISKACQNVHCEFGEQYQSKQQHDLVIFYFPKSKPEFTMQMAMLSNSLSDNAIVLFVGENKGGVKSAAKLAADYALRCDKVDSARHCLLYEMVFNNNRSAFVLDDWYRQYQIQQGDTALTICALPGVFSHAELDIGTQLLLQHIPDKVTGKVLDFGCGAGVIGCYIKMANRDADIEMIDVNALAIASAEKTLAVNKLSGNVYASDGLSNVGQGYQLVVSNPPFHQGLKTHYQTTEVFLQSVKNKINKNGKLTIVANSFLKYAPIIEKQFGHSNLLANHKGFAIHQAQKR
- the dapA gene encoding 4-hydroxy-tetrahydrodipicolinate synthase — encoded protein: MTTFQLDDFPLWTALVTPFNDAGEIDYDSLAKIVEDQVQAGNGILICGSTGEGLAIEQQEQYQIVKFICDLQPQVPLMVAVGGANLAAQSAWIEQCNSLPIHSYLLTAPLYTKPGIIGQTNWFKALMDIATKPCMIYNVPSRTGVSIPVETVQNLAEHPNLWAMKEASGDINEFLGFVEAAPNMKMYSGEDALIPYLASAGAVGLVSVCANAWPEATHLYVRQALTGQGASLFPVWYNAISPLFEVANPIPVKVLMHKQGVISSPVLRAPLTHLELASDSKVLAADTAITEWLCNSRNNL
- a CDS encoding succinylglutamate desuccinylase/aspartoacylase family protein, which codes for MTELFTKQVLTVGEMASGVSLTIPVYRLKGNGQGPSVYIQANIHGAEVQGNAVIYQLLELLQKQSLLGDITLVPYANPVGCNHKNGEYTLGRFDPITGVNWNRMFHHNEQLIEHVMQEHSNSDVDTIKQYFQQLMLDDIEQKLDHNNYGLSTGRRIAYRLQQLAHQHDIVLDLHTGPISSKHIYCPEYARNSASFFNIPHTILIPNDFAGAMDEATFCPWWTLAEKFAENGRELDFGKESFTVELGSQELIDLDEALYDAKSILSYLQYKQVIASDEFVPQNITRYACYLKDYKIFYSPMGGMVDYLAQFGEELKAGSPLARILRMDNYGDGDALHYIQLEEDAIPILHFASASVNLGTELYKVFTNYFEL
- a CDS encoding crotonase/enoyl-CoA hydratase family protein, translating into MIDVRYQDNIAIVTLNRPDKMNALNIELFEAIDKVSKQLRKNRQIRAIILTGSGNNFCAGIDIKSALGSKTAAIKLLFKWWPGQANLAQRVSHNWRTIPVPVIAAIEGHCLGGGVQLILGADFRIANHNAQFSVMEGKWGIIPDMSGNMGLAQLMPKDQALKLVMSAETFDAKQALQYGLLTELDDKPLQRAIEFAQSLCQRSPDTLAASKKLYHKSWTDKPWRWLMRESWYQIKILLAKNQRIAVKRQQSIDKGEQASRDFVPRQRW